A single region of the Syngnathus acus chromosome 6, fSynAcu1.2, whole genome shotgun sequence genome encodes:
- the pthlhb gene encoding parathyroid hormone-like hormone b yields the protein MCSSVVLLHHWTLAALLLCSPVTPHGRPADALSGRTRRSVSHAQLMHDKGRSMQELKRRLWLQELLEEVHTADERAPPAHGGASPNFSGNDLHQKPPEATKNLPHGFGSEREGPVLPQETNKALAYKDRPLKVATKRKKKARLGRRREGDKKRRRSRSLRPDWRLSD from the exons atgtgCTCCTCCGTGGTGCTACTTCATCACTGGACTCTGGCTGCGTTGCTGCTGTGTTCTCCGGTGACGCCGCACGGGAGGCCAGCGGACGCGCTGAGCGGCCGAAC GCGGCGGTCGGTGAGCCACGCCCAGCTGATGCACGACAAAGGCCGCAGCATGCAGGAGCTCAAGCGTCGCCTGTGGCTGCAGGAGCTCCTGGAGGAGGTGCACACGGCCGACGAGCGGGCGCCGCCCGCTCACGGCGGAGCCTCGCCCAACTTCAGCGGCAACGACCTCCACCAGAAGCCCCCGGAGGCCACCAAGAACCTGCCTCACGGCTTCGGGTCGGAGCGCGAGGGCCCCGTTCTGCCGCAGGAGACCAACAAGGCGCTGGCCTACAAGGACCGCCCGCTCAAGGTGGCCaccaagaggaaaaaaaaggcccgGCTGGGCCGGCGCAGGGAGGGCGACAAGAAGCGGAGGAGGAGCCGCTCCCTCCGTCCGGACTGGAGACTGAGCGACTAA